Genomic DNA from Nonomuraea rubra:
GGCCGGCTGCGTCAGGCACCCGATCGCACCCAGGCCATCCTGGAGGAGACCGAGCGCGTGGTCGCCAGGCGCGGCGACACCGTGATCTCCCAAACCAGGCACGGCTTCGTCATGGCCGCCGCCGGGGTCGACGCCTCCAACACCGAGCAGGGCACCGTGCTGCTCCTCCCGGAGGACTCCGACGCCTCGGCCAGGCGCATCAGGGCGGGCCTGGGCGGGCGCGTCGGGGTGATCGTGTCCGACACGTTCGGGCGGCCGTGGCGCAACGGGCTGACCGACGTGGCCATCGGCGTGGCCGGCGTGCGGCCGCTCGACGACTACCGTGGCGCGTCCGACTCCTACGGCAACCAGCTCAGCGCCACGGTCACGGCCCTGGCCGACGAGATCGCGAGCGCGGCGGAGCTGGTCAAGGGCAAGCTCGCCGGGGTCCCCGTGGCGATCGTGCGCGGGCTGGCGCACCTGGTGACCGAGGACGACGGGCCGGGGGTCCGGCCGCTGGTGCGGCCGGCCGACGACGACCTGTTCCGTTACGGGTCGCGGGACGTGGTGTTCGCCCGCCGTACGATCAGGGAGTTCTCCGAGCGGCCGGTCGATCCGGAGGCGGTGCGCAGGGCGGTCGCGGCCGGCATCGCGGCGCCGGCGCCGCACCACACGACGCCGTGGCGGTTCGTGCTGCTGGAGTCGCCGCAGACCAGGACGAAGCTGCTCGACGCGATGCGCGAGGCGTGGATCGCCGACCTGCGCGGCGACGGGTTCTCCGAGCAGTCGATCGCCAAGCGGGTCAAGCGGGGCGACGTGCTGCGCAACGCCCCTTACCTGGTGGTGCCGTGCCTGGTGATGGAGGGCTCGCACACCTACAGGGACGATCGGCGCAACGCCTCGGAGCGGGAGATGTTCATCGTGGCGACGGGCGCCGGGGTGGAGAACTTCCTGATCCAGCTCGCCGTGGAGGGGCTCGGCTCGGCGTGGGTGTCGTCCACGATGTTCTGCCGCCCGGTCGTCCGCGAGGTGCTCGACCTGCCCGATTCGTGGGATCCGATGGGCTGCGTGGCCGTCGGTCATGCCGCCGCGCCGCCGCGCGACCGGGCGCCGCGCGACCCCGCCGACTTCATCGTCACGCGCTGACAGGCGGTCAACAGGGCGTTTACCGTTAGGAAACTTTCCTTTACATTGGGGCCATCCCCCCATGTGAAGGAGCAACTTCATGAGAAGGACGCTCACGTTAGTCGCCGTGGTGGTGATCGCGGTCGCCACCACGGTGTTCAACACCACCCCGGCGTTCGCGCACGGCTACGTGCTCACGCCACCCTCCCGCCAGGCGAACTGCGCCCAGGGCAAGGTCTCCAACTGCGGCAACATCATCTACGAGCCGCAGAGCGTGGAAGGCCCGAAGGGGCTGCGTAGCTGCCACGCCAACCTCGGCCAGTTCGCGCAGCTCAGCGACGAGAGCAAGCCCTGGCCCGTCGCCTCGGTGGGCACCTCGGTGACGTTCACCTGGACGTTCACCGCCAGGCACGCGACGCTGAACTACGAGTACTACATCGGCAACAACCGGGTGGCCGTGTTCAACGGCAACGGCCAGCAGCCGCCGCAGACGATCTCGCACACGGTGAACTTCTCCGGCTACTCGGGCAGGCAGAAGGTCCTGGCCATCTGGAACATCTCGGACACGGCCAACGCCTTCTACTCCTGCGTCGACCTGAACATCGGCGGCGGTGGCGGCAACCCGACCCCGACGCCCACCCCGACCGTCACGCCGACCCCCACTCCGACGCCGACCCCGACGGCGACCACGCCGTCCGGCACCTGGAGAGCCGGCACGGCCTACGCCGCCGGCAACACCGTCACCTACAACGGCGCCACCTACCGGTGCCTCCAGGCGCACACCGCCCTCGCGGGCTGGGAGCCGCCGAACGTGCCCGCCCTCTGGGCCCGCGCGTGACCCCTGGCCGGCCGTCGCGACCACCTCGCGGCGGCCGGCCCGCTACGCCGGCGGCTTGCAGGTGGGGTGGCACAGGCGGCGGGCCAGGGCCGCCAGGAAGACGTCGATGATCTCCCCCGGCTCCTCGGCCTCGTGCAGGGACCCGTTCGTGGCGGCCGTGATCTGCGACAGGCCGGCCCGGTCCACCCCCTTGCCGAACGCGATCACGATGATCTGCACGGGCCGGTCCGGGTTCCACTCCCGCCGCAGGCGGTCGAGCAGCTGCGCCAGGTCGGTGCCCTTGCCGTCGTCCCGCCCCGCCGTGATCACCAGGAGGGCGTTGTTCATCTCCTCCCGGTAGTCGCTGCTCACCCTGCGGAACCCGCTGAGGATCGCGTCGTACAGGGAGCTGTCCCGCTTCGGATGGGCGGTGATCGTGCTGGTCAGCTGGTCGAGCCGGCTCCTCCGGATCACCTGACCCGTCTCGGGCTCGTTGATCGGCCCGAGCCCGACGTGCTGCCGGTAGTCCCTGATCCCGCCCGCACCGTCGGCGAACTCCCACAGCCCCATGTGGGTGGAGTCGGGGAAGAGCTGGAGCCCGATCTTGGCCGCGTCGAGCGCCACGCTCACCCGGGTCCTGCCGTTCAGCGGCTCGGCCATGTGCTTGGAGGTGTCGGCCAGCACGAGGATGTTGGTCGGCGGGGCGAGCCGGCTCCACGCGCGCAGCGCCTCGTCGATGTCCTGCGGCGACACCGACGACCTGGTCTTCGGGGCGGCGGCGGGGATCTGCGGGCCGGGCGAGATCGGGCCCTGCGTGCCATCGCCCGACCGGAAGCCGGCCCGCCGGACGATCTCCTGCGCCTGCGCGCCCTTCAGCCAGCCGGCGAAGACGGTGGAGGCCTCGGCGACGTCGGGGTCGGCGGCGGTGACGACGTACGGGTAGTCGAGGCTGATCGTGCCCTCGCGCGGGTGCAGCGCCACGACCGGGTCGGCGGACGGCCGCAGGTTGTGGTGCCACACCGACTGCTCGGGCACGATGACGACGGGCCGCTGCCAGAACGTGTGGTCGTCCACGGCGGCCAGCATGCTGCGGTAGTCGGGCGCGGACCCGGCCTGGGCCCAGCGGACGAACGCGGTCAGCGCCTTGTCGGCGTCCGGCCCGGTGCCGACGACGTCCCTGGCGGCGGCCACGGTGGCGATGCCCGCCCCGGCCAGGGAGGGGTCGGGCACCCGTACGACGTCCGGCTCGTCCGCGTTGGGCGTCAGCCGCCCGCGTACGGTCGAGGGGAAGACCATCCGCCAGTTCATCTCCGTCTGCCCCACCGAGAAGCGCTGGGCCAGCGACGCCCGGGTGGCGAAGACGAGCGGCGAGGTCGCCACCACGCTCTCCCCCGCGGGGAGCGAGCTGGCGCCCTGCTGGCGGGCCAGCCTGATCCAGGCCGAGGAGTCGGCGATCCAGCCGTCGGGCCGCTCGGCCAGCACGCCCGCCCGGTCGCCGATCAGCGTGCGCAGGACCGTGGCCGGCGGCTGCTCGGTCACCTGGACCAGCACGCACCGGCCGCCCACGGCCGTCTTCGTCTCGTTGAACCGGCCCGCCGCCTCCATGACCGCCGGGGCCACGTCCACCGCGGCGGCCACGTCGACCAGAACAGGCTCTCGTGTGCTGCACAGCACCCCGCCGCCGCCGAAGACCACGACGAGGCCGGCCGCGACGATGGCCACGGCCGTCAGCCCTGCCAGCATGCCGCGCCGGAACGCCTTCCTCCGTCGCTGCTCGGGGGACAGCGCGGCGCGGTGCCGACCCAACCGCACGGTGAAAACCTCTCTCCCAGGGGAGTGATGATTCTCCCAGCGCCTCACAGGGCGAGCGCAAGCCCTTGTTAGAACACGTTACAACTAGGCTAGCGGCAGCACCCTCCTGACGCTCTGGCAGACCCCGTCGCTGGCCGCCGAGGCCGCCAGCCGCTCCTCGTCCGGCACGCCGTACTCGGTGGTGCGCTGCCGGACCGGCCTGCCGGTGACCTCGACCATCGCGCGCAGCTCGCTGATCGTCTTGTACGAGCCGTTCTCCGACCCGGCCATCCTGCTGATGGTCTCCTCCATCAGCGTGCCGCCGAGGTCGTTCACCCCGCCCTGGAGCACCTGGTGGCACAGGTCGTCCTGGAGCTTGACCCAGGAGCACTGGATGTTCCCGATCGCGCCGTGCAGGAGGATCCTGGCCAGGGCGTGCACGGCCCTGTTCTCCTGCGCGGTCGGCCCCGGCCTGGCCACGCCCGCCAGGTAGATCGGGGCGCTGGTGTGCACGAACGGCAGCAGCACGAACTCCGAGAAGCCGCCCGTCTCCTCCTGCAGCTTCCTGATCAGCTTGATGTGCCTGACCCAGTGCAGGTGGTTGTCCACGTGCCCGTACATCATGGTCGAGGTGGTGGGGATGCCGACCCGGTGGGCCGTGGTGATGACCTCGATCCACTCCTTGGCCGGCAGCTTGCCCTTGGTCAGCACCCAGCGCACATCGTCGTCGAGGATCTCGGCCGCCGTGCCGGGCAGCGAGTCCACGCCCGCCTCCTTGGCGGCCTCCAGCCAGTCGCGGATCGACAGGTTCATCCGCGAAGCGCCGTTGATGACCTCCATCGGGGAGAACGCGTGCACGTGCATGCCCGGTGTCCTGGCCTTCACGGCCCTGGCGATGTCGAAGTACGCGCTGCCGGGCAGGTCGGGGTGGATGCCGCCCTGCATGCACACCTCGGTCGCGCCGGCCGCCCACGCCTCCTCGGCCCGGTCGGCGACCTGCTCGACGCTCAGCGTGTACGCGTCCGCGTCCGTCCTGCGCTGGGCGAAGGCGCAGAAGCGGCAGCCGGTGTAGCAGACGTTGGTGAAGTTGATGTTCCGGTTGACGACGTAGGTGACGTCGTCGCCCGCGGCCTCCTTCCGCAGCGCGTCGGCGATGGCGGCCAGTTCGTCCAGCGCCTCGCCGTCGGCGCCGAGCAGCGCCACGGCCTCGGCGTCCGTCAGGCCCGCCGGGTCGGCCTCGGCCCGCTTCAGCGCCTGCCGCACGTCGCTGGAGGTGGCGGCGGCCGTGGTGCCCAGGCGCTCGCGCAGGGCGTCCCAGTCGCCGTAGACGTGGTCGAAGTCGTCGCGGCGGTCGTTGGTGCGGCCCGTGGTGTCCACCTCGACGTGCAGGTCCACCCGGCCGGACGCGGCGAATCCGCCGTCGGGCTCCTGCCAGGGGCGGCCCTCCAGCACGGCGTCCTCGCGGGCCAGGCCGGTGGCCGGGTCGGCCAGGGCGGAGACGTGGGCGATCAGGCGCGGGTCCAGCCAGGGCTCCCCCGCCAGCACGTACTCCGGGTAGATCGTCAGGCGTTCCCTGAGCCGGAACCCGGACTCGCCGGTACGAGCGGCGAGGTCCTCGATCTGCGGCCACGGCCGCTCCGGGTTGACGTGGTCGGGCGTGAGCGGCGACACGCCGCCCCAGTCGTCGATGCCGGCCCTGATCATCAGCTCGTACTCGGAGTCCACCAGGTTGGGCGGCGCCTGGAGGCGCACGCGGGGGCCGAGCACCAGGCGGGCCACCGCGATCGTGGCGGCCAGCTCCTGGAGGTCGGCGTCCGGCAGGCCGCGCATGGCGGTGTCGGGCTTGGCGCGGAAATTCTGCACGATCACTTCCTGGATGCCGCCGTACTCCCTGGCCACCCTGCGGATCGCGAAGATGGACTCGGCCCGGTCCTCGACGGTCTCGCCGATGCCGATCAGGATGCCGGTCGTGAACGGCACGTTCGTCCGGCCGGCGTCCTCCAGCACGCGCAGCCGCACGGCGGGGTCCTTGTCAGGCGAGCCGTAGTGCGGCTGCCCCTTCTCCTCGAACAACCGCCGCGACGTCGTCTCCAGCATCATCCCCATCGACGGCGCGACCGGCTTGAGCCGCTGGAAGTCCCGCCAGCTCAGCACCCCCGGGTTGAGATGCGGCAGCAACCCGGTCTCCTCCAGCACCCTGATCGCCATCGCCCGCACGTAGGACAGCGTGTCGTCATAACCGTGCGCGTCCAGCCACTCCCTGGCCTGGTGCCAGCGGTCCTCCGGCCGGTCGCCCAGCGTGAACAGCGCCTCCTTGCACCCCATCGCCGCCCCCTGCCGGGCGATGTCCAGCACCTCGTCAGGGCTCAGGAACGGCGCGGGCAGCTTGTGCGGCGCCGTCGCGAACGTGCAATAGCCACAGCGGTCCCGGCACAGCCGGGTCAACGGGATGAACACCTTCCTGCTGTACGTGATGATCCCCTCGCGACCGGCGGCCCGCAGACCGGCGTCGCGCACCCGGGAGGCGTGTTCGAGAAGCGTGTCGAGGTGCCCGTCCCTGGCGTGCAGGAGCACGGTCGCCTCGGTCACGTCGAGCGTCTTGCCGTCCCTGGCACGGGCGAGGGCGCGGCGGAGCGCGGAGTCAGAACTCATACAGGCACAGTACGACGGGCTGAGTTCACCGTACGCACCCAGGGCCCGCTCAGAACGACCGGTAGTCGCGCACGGGCATCCTGGGCCCCCTGGCCGGCGGGCGCAGGCCGCTGAGCCAGACCAGCACCGTGGCGCGGTGCCGGTGCCCGGTGTACGGCTCCAGCAGCCGCATCATGCCGGGATCGTCGGTCTTCTCCCCGGTCAGGGCGTAGCCGACGAGCTTGGCCAGGTGGAAGTCGCCGACGCTGACCGCGTCGGGGTCGCCGAACGCCCGCTGGCGCACCTCCGCCGAGGTCCACACCCCGATCCCCGGCAGCGCGCGCAGCAGCCGGTCGAGCTCCTGCGTGGTCGCGGCGGCCTCCAGCTTGTCGGCGTGCCAGGCAGCGGTGGCGATCGTACGGGCGCGCACGGCCTCGGCGCCCGACCGGTGCCAGTGCCAGGACGGGATCTGCCGCCACACCGCCGGCTCGGGCACCACCCGCATACCCTCGGGGGCGGGGCCGGGAGCGGGCTCGCCGTACCGGCCGAGCAGCCACCGCCAGGCCCGCCACGCCTCCTGCCCGACCACCTTCTGCTCCAGCACGGCGGGCACCAGGGCCTCCATCACCCGCCCCGTACGCCCGATGCGCAGGCCGGGATGCCTCCTGGCGGCCTCGGCCAGCACCTCGTGCCTGACGCTGAACCCGGACGGGTCGTCCTCGGCGCCCAGCAGCGCCGGCAGCGTCTCCAGCGCCCAGCCGGCCCCCGGCCCCCACGCCTGCCCGTGCACGCGACCCGCCTTGACGCGGACGCTGAGCGTGCAGGGGCCGTCAGGAGTCCTGGACGTGCGCCACACGGCGCCGTCGGGGGTCCGGCGCCAGGTGGGATCGCCGCCGCCGCGCTTGTGCGGCTGCAACGCCAGCCCCACGTCCAGCGGCCCTTCCGGCTCCCACCTGCGCTCCATCACCCGTCCAGTCTGCCCCGCCCTCCCGGGTGGGTCAGACGTCGCTGGAGTAGCGCAGCGCGCGCTCGGGCAGCTCGATCCCCGGCCAGATGCGCACGCCGTTCTGCAGCTCGTTGCCCGGCCGCACGATGGCGCCGTCGCCGATCACCGCGTCGCGCACCACCGTGCCGGCGCAGACCCGGGCGCCCTGGCCCACCACGGAATCCGTCACCGTGGCCCCGGCCTCGACGACGCAGTCGTCGCTCAGCACCGAACCCACCACCGAGGCTCCCGCCTCGACGACGGCGCGCGCGCCGACGGCCGTGCCGCCCTGGACCTTGGCCTCGGGCGAGATCCGGGCCCCTTCGAGCTGGAGGTACTCGCCCGTGGGGCCGGGCAGCGCGGGCGAGGACAGCTTGCCGAGCACCAGGTCGCGGGAGCCCTGCACGTACGCGG
This window encodes:
- a CDS encoding coenzyme F420-0:L-glutamate ligase, producing the protein MTRVEVIPVTGIGEVRQGDDLAALLAGAELRDGDIVVITSKIVSKAEGRLRQAPDRTQAILEETERVVARRGDTVISQTRHGFVMAAAGVDASNTEQGTVLLLPEDSDASARRIRAGLGGRVGVIVSDTFGRPWRNGLTDVAIGVAGVRPLDDYRGASDSYGNQLSATVTALADEIASAAELVKGKLAGVPVAIVRGLAHLVTEDDGPGVRPLVRPADDDLFRYGSRDVVFARRTIREFSERPVDPEAVRRAVAAGIAAPAPHHTTPWRFVLLESPQTRTKLLDAMREAWIADLRGDGFSEQSIAKRVKRGDVLRNAPYLVVPCLVMEGSHTYRDDRRNASEREMFIVATGAGVENFLIQLAVEGLGSAWVSSTMFCRPVVREVLDLPDSWDPMGCVAVGHAAAPPRDRAPRDPADFIVTR
- a CDS encoding bifunctional FO biosynthesis protein CofGH is translated as MSSDSALRRALARARDGKTLDVTEATVLLHARDGHLDTLLEHASRVRDAGLRAAGREGIITYSRKVFIPLTRLCRDRCGYCTFATAPHKLPAPFLSPDEVLDIARQGAAMGCKEALFTLGDRPEDRWHQAREWLDAHGYDDTLSYVRAMAIRVLEETGLLPHLNPGVLSWRDFQRLKPVAPSMGMMLETTSRRLFEEKGQPHYGSPDKDPAVRLRVLEDAGRTNVPFTTGILIGIGETVEDRAESIFAIRRVAREYGGIQEVIVQNFRAKPDTAMRGLPDADLQELAATIAVARLVLGPRVRLQAPPNLVDSEYELMIRAGIDDWGGVSPLTPDHVNPERPWPQIEDLAARTGESGFRLRERLTIYPEYVLAGEPWLDPRLIAHVSALADPATGLAREDAVLEGRPWQEPDGGFAASGRVDLHVEVDTTGRTNDRRDDFDHVYGDWDALRERLGTTAAATSSDVRQALKRAEADPAGLTDAEAVALLGADGEALDELAAIADALRKEAAGDDVTYVVNRNINFTNVCYTGCRFCAFAQRRTDADAYTLSVEQVADRAEEAWAAGATEVCMQGGIHPDLPGSAYFDIARAVKARTPGMHVHAFSPMEVINGASRMNLSIRDWLEAAKEAGVDSLPGTAAEILDDDVRWVLTKGKLPAKEWIEVITTAHRVGIPTTSTMMYGHVDNHLHWVRHIKLIRKLQEETGGFSEFVLLPFVHTSAPIYLAGVARPGPTAQENRAVHALARILLHGAIGNIQCSWVKLQDDLCHQVLQGGVNDLGGTLMEETISRMAGSENGSYKTISELRAMVEVTGRPVRQRTTEYGVPDEERLAASAASDGVCQSVRRVLPLA
- a CDS encoding lytic polysaccharide monooxygenase; translated protein: MRRTLTLVAVVVIAVATTVFNTTPAFAHGYVLTPPSRQANCAQGKVSNCGNIIYEPQSVEGPKGLRSCHANLGQFAQLSDESKPWPVASVGTSVTFTWTFTARHATLNYEYYIGNNRVAVFNGNGQQPPQTISHTVNFSGYSGRQKVLAIWNISDTANAFYSCVDLNIGGGGGNPTPTPTPTVTPTPTPTPTPTATTPSGTWRAGTAYAAGNTVTYNGATYRCLQAHTALAGWEPPNVPALWARA
- a CDS encoding substrate-binding and VWA domain-containing protein, which produces MRLGRHRAALSPEQRRRKAFRRGMLAGLTAVAIVAAGLVVVFGGGGVLCSTREPVLVDVAAAVDVAPAVMEAAGRFNETKTAVGGRCVLVQVTEQPPATVLRTLIGDRAGVLAERPDGWIADSSAWIRLARQQGASSLPAGESVVATSPLVFATRASLAQRFSVGQTEMNWRMVFPSTVRGRLTPNADEPDVVRVPDPSLAGAGIATVAAARDVVGTGPDADKALTAFVRWAQAGSAPDYRSMLAAVDDHTFWQRPVVIVPEQSVWHHNLRPSADPVVALHPREGTISLDYPYVVTAADPDVAEASTVFAGWLKGAQAQEIVRRAGFRSGDGTQGPISPGPQIPAAAPKTRSSVSPQDIDEALRAWSRLAPPTNILVLADTSKHMAEPLNGRTRVSVALDAAKIGLQLFPDSTHMGLWEFADGAGGIRDYRQHVGLGPINEPETGQVIRRSRLDQLTSTITAHPKRDSSLYDAILSGFRRVSSDYREEMNNALLVITAGRDDGKGTDLAQLLDRLRREWNPDRPVQIIVIAFGKGVDRAGLSQITAATNGSLHEAEEPGEIIDVFLAALARRLCHPTCKPPA
- a CDS encoding DNA-3-methyladenine glycosylase family protein, producing the protein MERRWEPEGPLDVGLALQPHKRGGGDPTWRRTPDGAVWRTSRTPDGPCTLSVRVKAGRVHGQAWGPGAGWALETLPALLGAEDDPSGFSVRHEVLAEAARRHPGLRIGRTGRVMEALVPAVLEQKVVGQEAWRAWRWLLGRYGEPAPGPAPEGMRVVPEPAVWRQIPSWHWHRSGAEAVRARTIATAAWHADKLEAAATTQELDRLLRALPGIGVWTSAEVRQRAFGDPDAVSVGDFHLAKLVGYALTGEKTDDPGMMRLLEPYTGHRHRATVLVWLSGLRPPARGPRMPVRDYRSF